In the Scomber japonicus isolate fScoJap1 chromosome 18, fScoJap1.pri, whole genome shotgun sequence genome, one interval contains:
- the LOC128379365 gene encoding natterin-3-like codes for MPEDKTPDITSIRTLRQKRSSSIPGASSNLKWVYRRSGHHLPDGSVLYHNTYDNRDDYICRCRCSAGYHAKGSNTCVTTGGGDRKCTSFYVLVNKDNFEYLDWKDGSDGSVPENSIKSCPNGKTYVGKNKYGLGMVYVPDKCLYLPWGGKVYWYWDYQVLTFSKKFAKVQMSDVKYDVNAAKKFSYPPEVMTQATTINHQCRTVKKIPHLFKEYEEEKRWDSTTEISVGVTASFDAKIPFVGSTGIELSASTTKSFSKGSSLTVKKTLGLDVEVWVPPNHTCGVRIMGHRYKTIVPYKAVLTRTYPSGTKRSTHISGVFNGVNVIDFVTHVDRCIPIPNARSCPSKKN; via the coding sequence ATGCCAGAGGACAAGACCCCTGACATCACCTCAATCAGAACATTAAGACAGAAGAGATCTTCCAGCATCCCTGGTGCTAGCTCCAACCTGAAATGGGTGTATAGGCGTTCCGGTCATCATCTCCCTGACGGATCTGTGTTATATCACAACACCTATGACAATCGCGATGACTACATCTGCAGATGCCGTTGCTCAGCTGGTTACCACGCCAAAGGAAGTAACACGTGCGTGACCACTGGTGGCGGAGACCGTAAATGCACCTCCTTTTATGTCCTAGTGAACAAAGACAACTTTGAGTATTTGGATTGGAAGGATGGCTCCGATGGTTCAGTGCCTGAGAATTCAATCAAGAGCTGCCCCAATGGTAAAACATATGTTGGGAAGAACAAATATGGTCTTGGAATGGTGTATGTTCCAGACAAGTGCTTATACCTTCCCTGGGGAGGTAAGGTGTATTGGTACTGGGATTACCAGGTCCTGACCTTTTCCAAAAAATTTGCAAAAGTGCAAATGTCTGATGTCAAGTACGACGTAAATGCAGCTAAAAAATTTAGTTATCCCCCAGAGGTCATGACCCAGGCAACTACCATCAACCATCAGTGCAGAACAGTTAAGAAAATACCTCATCTCTTTAAAGAGtatgaggaagagaaaaggtgGGACAGTACCACTGAAATATCAGTAGGTGTGACAGCTTCCTTTGACGCCAAAATCCCATTTGTTGGCTCGACAGGTATTGAGCTTAGTGCTTCGACAACAAAGTCATTCTCCAAAGGGAGCTCCTTAACAGTGAAGAAAACCCTCGGTCTTGATGTGGAGGTTTGGGTCCCACCAAACCACACTTGTGGTGTCAGAATAATGGGACATAGGTACAAGACAATAGTCCCTTACAAAGCAGTCCTCACCCGCACATACCCCAGCGGGACAAAAAGATCAACACACATCTCTGGGGTATTCAATGGTGTCAATGTTATTGATTTCGTAACTCATG